From Streptomyces sp. NBC_00683, one genomic window encodes:
- a CDS encoding glycoside hydrolase family 76 protein, producing the protein MKPPRTASIALLATLTTLSTLLVGGMSSTAAAAPTVVCNKYCDARDPGLSPQDRIPVTATVSSRSIALHFDDADAMGWASIDNGGPNDQVWLDRSMDGGRTWASGSRLGDTAVPAGGRGWRTQMYNVDDWNTQGVGALRACGQPAGGAIACTPWARTTWNAGSRSTAAATALMMSFDRGTKLFGGNGWWTSANALTAIIDNIRISGMGSYTYAIAETYERNLNAQGGQFRNEYLDDTGWWGLAWIAAYDLTGDRRYLDTARADADHMYANWNSTCGGGVRWNTNGNYKNAITNELFLQLTSALHNRIPGDIVYLERARNEWSWFQRSGMINGDRMINDGLNDSCANNGQPTWTYNQGVILGALAEFHKATGDSGLLTTARGLADASSVRLQTDGVLREPGEGDSCTGDGPSFKGAYVRGLGTLNRQLSDRPYAAALTRWANSAYDRNRNALDQYGPHWTGGSATTDYGCQQSVLDLLNAATG; encoded by the coding sequence ATGAAGCCACCGAGAACGGCATCCATCGCTCTCCTCGCCACGCTGACAACGTTATCGACGCTCCTCGTAGGCGGGATGTCGTCCACCGCCGCCGCGGCACCGACGGTCGTGTGCAACAAGTACTGCGACGCGCGGGATCCGGGACTGAGTCCCCAGGACCGTATCCCCGTGACTGCCACGGTCTCCTCGCGGTCGATCGCGCTGCACTTCGACGACGCCGACGCGATGGGGTGGGCGTCCATCGACAACGGCGGACCGAACGACCAAGTCTGGTTGGACCGATCCATGGACGGCGGCCGGACCTGGGCGTCGGGAAGCCGTCTCGGCGACACCGCGGTGCCCGCCGGAGGGCGCGGCTGGCGCACCCAGATGTACAACGTCGACGACTGGAACACCCAGGGCGTCGGCGCTCTTCGGGCCTGCGGGCAGCCTGCCGGAGGCGCCATCGCGTGTACCCCCTGGGCACGCACCACCTGGAACGCGGGCAGCAGAAGCACCGCTGCGGCCACCGCCCTGATGATGTCGTTCGACCGGGGCACCAAACTCTTCGGCGGCAACGGCTGGTGGACCAGCGCCAATGCGCTGACCGCGATCATCGACAACATCCGTATCAGCGGCATGGGCAGCTACACCTACGCCATCGCCGAAACGTACGAGAGGAACCTCAACGCGCAGGGAGGACAGTTCCGGAACGAGTACCTCGATGACACCGGTTGGTGGGGTCTGGCCTGGATCGCCGCGTACGACCTGACCGGCGACCGCCGTTACCTCGACACCGCGCGGGCCGACGCGGACCACATGTACGCCAACTGGAACAGCACCTGTGGCGGTGGGGTCCGGTGGAACACGAACGGCAACTACAAGAACGCCATCACCAACGAGCTCTTCCTCCAGCTCACTTCCGCCCTGCACAACCGCATCCCGGGCGACATCGTCTACCTGGAGCGGGCAAGGAACGAATGGAGCTGGTTCCAGCGGAGCGGCATGATCAACGGTGACCGCATGATCAACGACGGTCTCAACGACTCCTGCGCCAACAACGGTCAGCCCACCTGGACGTACAACCAGGGCGTCATCCTGGGCGCGTTGGCGGAATTCCACAAGGCCACCGGCGACTCCGGCCTCCTGACCACCGCACGCGGACTGGCCGACGCCTCCTCGGTCCGGCTCCAGACCGATGGCGTACTGCGCGAACCCGGCGAGGGCGACAGTTGCACGGGAGACGGCCCGAGCTTCAAGGGTGCCTACGTCCGCGGCCTCGGCACCCTGAACCGCCAGCTGTCCGACCGCCCTTATGCCGCCGCCCTCACCCGCTGGGCGAACAGCGCCTACGACCGTAACCGCAACGCGCTCGACCAGTACGGCCCGCACTGGACCGGGGGCAGCGCCACCACCGACTACGGCTGCCAGCAGAGCGTTCTGGACCTCCTCAATGCCGCTACGGGCTGA
- a CDS encoding DUF1707 SHOCT-like domain-containing protein, translating to MTSLPEDLPSLISEDDRDTAVRRLQEAYTEGHLSHEDLDERLHQVLTARTRGDLVSPLASLPEEKAATTSTIAAAGGRIRRRGAWRVPRTLKVESAFGSVSLDLTRAVIEHSVVDIELQLGTGKARITVPRDAIVDVEGLHTGWKDTRYKARRRSRLGGPSIRISGTMGFGRLKIRHAWR from the coding sequence GTGACCTCCCTGCCGGAAGACCTGCCGTCACTGATCAGCGAAGACGACCGCGACACGGCCGTGCGGCGCCTGCAGGAGGCGTACACCGAAGGGCACCTCTCTCACGAGGATCTGGACGAACGCCTCCACCAGGTGCTCACCGCCAGGACACGCGGCGACCTCGTGTCGCCTCTGGCCTCGCTCCCGGAGGAGAAGGCAGCCACCACGTCCACGATTGCCGCCGCCGGCGGACGGATCCGGCGGCGCGGCGCATGGCGGGTACCTCGGACCCTCAAGGTCGAATCCGCATTCGGAAGTGTGTCCCTGGACCTGACCCGGGCGGTCATCGAGCATTCGGTGGTGGACATCGAGTTGCAGCTCGGCACCGGCAAGGCCAGGATCACGGTGCCTCGCGACGCGATCGTCGATGTGGAGGGTCTGCACACCGGGTGGAAAGACACGCGCTACAAGGCCCGGCGGCGCTCCCGCCTCGGCGGGCCGAGTATCCGGATCTCCGGGACCATGGGTTTCGGGCGGTTGAAGATCCGCCACGCGTGGCGCTGA